A single window of Methylacidimicrobium sp. AP8 DNA harbors:
- a CDS encoding peroxiredoxin: MLTVGDPFPKFTLKAVQGGPEGLKLDTAFTEISDQTHSGKWKVLFFWPKDFTFVCPTELVAFGKLMKEFAERHAVLYGVSIDSEFVHLNWRLHHPELKDIPFPMLADIKRELSSALGILDRKEGVALRATFIVDPENVIRFVSVNDLSIGRNPEEVLRVLDALQSGELCPCNWRKGEEFLRPAAA; encoded by the coding sequence ATGCTGACAGTGGGCGATCCGTTTCCCAAGTTTACCCTGAAAGCCGTCCAAGGGGGGCCGGAAGGCCTGAAGCTCGACACGGCATTCACCGAGATTTCCGACCAGACGCACAGCGGCAAATGGAAGGTCCTCTTTTTCTGGCCGAAGGATTTCACATTCGTCTGCCCGACCGAACTGGTCGCATTCGGCAAGCTGATGAAGGAGTTCGCCGAGCGCCACGCCGTCCTTTACGGCGTCTCGATCGACAGCGAGTTCGTCCACCTCAACTGGCGGCTCCACCACCCGGAGCTGAAGGATATTCCTTTTCCCATGCTCGCCGATATCAAGCGGGAGCTCTCGAGCGCGCTCGGCATCCTCGATCGGAAGGAGGGGGTCGCGCTCCGGGCGACCTTCATCGTCGACCCGGAGAACGTCATCCGGTTCGTTTCGGTCAACGACCTTTCGATCGGACGCAACCCGGAGGAGGTGCTGCGGGTGCTCGACGCCTTGCAATCGGGCGAGCTCTGCCCCTGCAACTGGCGGAAGGGAGAAGAGTTCCTCAGGCCGGCGGCCGCCTGA
- a CDS encoding DUF423 domain-containing protein, whose product MNRFRAFSAGLLGFLGIAAATYGAHRLSLSPGSPHALDTWKTAVLYQFVHVLALLSLSRHPKAFAVSSVCFLLGIVLFSGSLYAWVLTGNAGWTRVTPFGGSLLGIGWLAVGLEALFRKPAPAS is encoded by the coding sequence ATGAACCGTTTTCGGGCTTTTTCCGCGGGTCTGCTCGGTTTCCTCGGGATCGCCGCGGCGACCTACGGCGCGCACCGTCTTTCTCTCTCGCCCGGCTCCCCCCACGCGCTGGATACCTGGAAAACGGCTGTCTTGTACCAGTTCGTCCACGTTTTAGCCCTTCTCTCCTTAAGCCGCCACCCCAAGGCTTTCGCCGTCTCTTCCGTCTGCTTCCTGCTCGGCATCGTGCTCTTCTCCGGAAGCCTGTACGCGTGGGTTCTCACGGGAAACGCCGGCTGGACCCGGGTCACACCCTTCGGCGGAAGCCTCTTGGGCATCGGCTGGCTCGCAGTGGGGCTGGAAGCTCTTTTCCGTAAGCCCGCGCCAGCTTCCTAG
- the glgA gene encoding glycogen synthase GlgA codes for MALQPSERSSKKERRPGRKRSEPTVSPGKDQKAQHAEVGLHAKAVEAVPGQIEKPRRRRKSSAGAAGPRRRPESASAAENRRKILFVAAECAPLVKVGGVGDAVEGLASALARRGHEVRIVLPFYAAIDREKASARLLGSCCVHMGDGQEHWIAVWETVLGAERVPVWLIDYQNYFGRPGVYDEPSGEYADNAFRFALLAKAALEICKSLAWIPDVFHVHDWPGALVPVFLKAWPHLLSPFGASISVLTIHNVGHQGKYGSAVLPYLGLEWDRFRPDFIEDYGQVNLLKAGIHDADFLTTVSPAYAEEILEPVGGCGLAPFLSERRSRLRGILNGVDQTRWDPSTDPLLPANFSVEDLSGKARCKETLQRHFGLPVRPDLPLFAMVSRLHLQKGIHLVREALPSLLREESFQCVSLGSGEREFEEFLRWLAREFPDKVAASIGFSEELSHRIFAGSDFFLMPSLYEPCGLSQLYAMRYGSIPVARATGGIKNTVIDLEDKTRRGTGLLFFDPTGPGLAAACRRALRLWKSSPSTLAALRAEAMKVLFPWSEAARQYEEVYTEALRHRRYPAEVAG; via the coding sequence ATGGCCCTGCAACCATCCGAGCGATCGAGCAAGAAAGAGCGTCGACCGGGGCGGAAGCGGTCGGAACCGACCGTGTCTCCGGGAAAGGACCAGAAAGCCCAGCACGCGGAGGTCGGCTTGCACGCCAAGGCGGTCGAAGCGGTTCCGGGCCAAATCGAAAAGCCGCGGCGCAGGCGGAAGAGCTCCGCTGGCGCGGCGGGCCCTCGTCGCAGGCCGGAGTCGGCTTCTGCCGCGGAGAACCGGAGAAAGATCCTGTTCGTCGCCGCGGAATGCGCGCCGCTGGTGAAGGTAGGAGGAGTAGGCGACGCCGTCGAAGGGCTCGCATCGGCGCTCGCCCGGCGCGGCCACGAGGTACGGATCGTTCTCCCCTTTTATGCCGCAATCGACCGCGAAAAGGCTTCCGCCCGCCTCCTCGGCTCCTGCTGCGTGCACATGGGGGATGGGCAGGAACATTGGATCGCCGTCTGGGAAACGGTCCTGGGAGCCGAGCGGGTCCCGGTGTGGCTCATCGATTACCAGAACTATTTCGGACGGCCCGGCGTCTATGACGAGCCGTCCGGAGAGTACGCGGACAACGCGTTCCGGTTCGCCCTCCTTGCGAAGGCCGCCCTGGAAATCTGCAAGTCTCTGGCCTGGATACCGGACGTCTTTCATGTCCATGATTGGCCGGGGGCGCTCGTGCCGGTCTTTCTCAAAGCCTGGCCGCATCTCCTGTCGCCTTTCGGCGCCAGCATCAGCGTGCTGACCATCCACAATGTCGGCCACCAAGGGAAGTACGGATCCGCCGTCCTCCCCTATCTCGGATTGGAGTGGGACCGGTTCCGGCCGGACTTCATCGAGGACTACGGCCAGGTGAACCTGCTCAAGGCGGGCATTCACGATGCCGACTTTCTGACCACCGTCTCCCCGGCTTACGCCGAAGAGATCCTCGAGCCGGTCGGCGGCTGCGGGCTCGCCCCTTTTTTGTCCGAACGGCGAAGCCGCTTGCGCGGCATCCTCAACGGCGTCGACCAGACGCGATGGGATCCGAGCACCGATCCGCTTCTTCCGGCGAACTTCTCGGTGGAAGACTTAAGCGGGAAGGCCCGGTGCAAGGAAACGCTCCAACGTCATTTCGGCCTCCCCGTTCGGCCTGACCTGCCGCTCTTCGCCATGGTCAGCCGCCTCCATCTTCAAAAGGGAATCCACCTCGTTCGGGAAGCCCTTCCTTCCCTTCTCCGGGAGGAGTCGTTCCAGTGCGTCTCTTTAGGATCGGGGGAACGGGAGTTCGAGGAGTTTCTACGCTGGCTCGCCCGCGAGTTCCCCGACAAGGTTGCAGCTTCGATCGGATTCTCCGAGGAGCTGAGCCACCGGATCTTTGCGGGAAGCGATTTCTTTCTGATGCCTTCCCTCTACGAGCCTTGCGGCCTAAGCCAGCTCTACGCGATGCGCTACGGCTCGATCCCCGTGGCACGCGCGACGGGAGGGATCAAGAACACGGTGATCGATCTGGAAGACAAGACGCGCCGCGGCACGGGCCTGCTTTTCTTCGATCCCACCGGGCCGGGGCTGGCCGCCGCCTGCCGGCGCGCTCTGCGCCTCTGGAAAAGCTCGCCCTCGACCCTGGCAGCGCTCCGTGCCGAGGCGATGAAGGTGCTTTTTCCCTGGTCGGAAGCCGCGCGGCAGTACGAAGAGGTCTACACCGAAGCGCTCCGGCACCGTCGCTATCCGGCGGAAGTCGCCGGATAG
- the clpB gene encoding ATP-dependent chaperone ClpB: MNRFTEKAQAAIAEAQNLAVRHSHQSVDVEHLCEALLADGQGLVPRLLERAGVDVGQLRERLGQELLRLPRVTGANTGAYITQRLREALVKAQEEAKRLKDEFVSVEHLMLALLEEPSSTVTGRLLREAAVNRESFLQALTEVRGHQRVTSPNPEETYEALQKYGRDLTELAKKGKLDPVIGRDAEIRRTIQVLSRRTKNNPVLIGEPGVGKTAIVEGLAQRIAASDVPESLKSKRIVQLDMGALIAGAKYRGEFEERLKAVLKEVTAAEGQIILFIDEIHTMVGAGKAEGAIDAGNMLKPLLARGELHCIGATTLDEYRKYIEKDAALERRFQPVLVSEPTVEDTISILRGLRQRYELHHGVRIQDSALVAAAVLSHRYITDRFLPDKAIDLMDEAAAKLKAEMESMPEELEGLERRVLQLEIEKEALRKERDEASRKRLEALEAELANLRSERDQVRARWQEEKGAIGALQKVREELQAAEHEMEIAQRSYDLNRVAELQYGRIPELKRRLQELEEKLAKGQAEGRLLREEVTPEEIAEVVARWTGIPVSKLLEGEKEKLLRLDSILHQRVVGQDEAVAAVADAVIRARSGLKDPKRPIGSFFFLGPTGVGKTELARALAEALFDSEENMIRLDMSEYMEKHQVARLIGAPPGYVGFEEGGQLTEAVRRKPYSVILIDEVEKAHPDVFNVFLQILDDGRLTDSQGRTVDFRNTIIVMTSNIGSVYLTEGIGPSGEIPEPVRNRVMEELRAHFRPEFLNRLDEIVLFKPLQMEQLQKIVDLQLEELRKRLAERSITIELTPAAKEHLARLGYSPTYGARPLKRVIQKEIETPLSRKIVSGEIPDKTALTIDWNNGQLLFRTKPEGNG; the protein is encoded by the coding sequence ATGAATCGATTCACCGAAAAAGCGCAGGCGGCCATCGCCGAAGCGCAAAATCTAGCCGTTCGCCATTCCCACCAGTCGGTCGATGTGGAGCATCTCTGCGAGGCTCTTTTGGCCGACGGCCAGGGGCTCGTTCCCCGCTTGCTGGAGCGTGCGGGCGTCGACGTCGGCCAGCTGCGCGAGCGCCTGGGCCAGGAGCTTTTGCGGCTGCCGCGCGTTACCGGCGCCAACACCGGGGCCTATATCACCCAGCGTCTTCGCGAAGCCCTGGTCAAGGCGCAGGAGGAGGCCAAGCGGCTCAAGGATGAGTTCGTCAGCGTCGAGCATCTGATGCTGGCACTTCTGGAGGAGCCCTCCTCCACGGTCACCGGCCGCCTCCTTCGCGAGGCGGCCGTCAATCGGGAATCCTTTCTGCAGGCGTTGACGGAAGTTCGCGGCCACCAGCGTGTCACCAGTCCCAACCCCGAAGAGACCTACGAGGCGCTCCAGAAGTATGGGCGAGACCTGACGGAACTCGCGAAAAAAGGGAAGCTCGACCCGGTGATCGGGCGCGATGCGGAGATCCGCCGCACGATCCAGGTCCTGTCGCGACGGACGAAGAACAACCCGGTCCTGATCGGCGAGCCGGGAGTCGGCAAGACCGCCATCGTCGAAGGATTGGCACAGCGGATCGCGGCCAGCGACGTACCGGAGAGCTTGAAGAGCAAGCGGATCGTGCAGCTCGACATGGGGGCGCTGATCGCCGGAGCCAAGTACCGGGGGGAGTTCGAAGAGAGGCTCAAGGCGGTGCTCAAGGAAGTGACGGCGGCCGAAGGGCAGATCATTCTCTTTATCGACGAGATCCACACCATGGTGGGAGCCGGCAAGGCGGAGGGCGCGATCGATGCGGGCAACATGCTCAAGCCGCTCCTGGCGCGCGGAGAGCTTCACTGCATCGGCGCCACGACCCTGGACGAGTACCGGAAGTACATCGAGAAGGACGCCGCTCTGGAGCGCCGCTTCCAGCCGGTTCTTGTCTCCGAGCCGACCGTGGAGGATACGATTTCGATTCTCCGGGGGTTGCGGCAACGGTACGAGCTCCATCACGGGGTGCGCATCCAAGACAGCGCCCTGGTGGCGGCGGCGGTGCTCTCTCATCGATACATCACCGATCGGTTCCTCCCGGACAAGGCGATTGATCTGATGGATGAGGCGGCGGCCAAGCTGAAGGCCGAGATGGAGAGCATGCCGGAGGAGCTCGAAGGGCTGGAGCGACGCGTGCTCCAGCTCGAGATTGAAAAGGAAGCTCTCCGAAAGGAGCGCGACGAGGCCTCGCGCAAGCGCCTCGAAGCTCTCGAGGCGGAGCTGGCCAACCTGCGGAGCGAAAGGGATCAGGTCCGCGCTCGATGGCAAGAGGAGAAGGGGGCGATCGGCGCGCTCCAGAAGGTGCGAGAAGAGCTCCAGGCCGCCGAGCACGAGATGGAAATCGCCCAACGGTCGTACGATCTCAACCGGGTGGCCGAGCTCCAGTACGGAAGGATTCCCGAGCTGAAGCGGCGCCTCCAGGAGCTGGAGGAAAAGCTCGCTAAGGGACAAGCGGAGGGAAGGCTTTTGCGCGAGGAAGTGACCCCGGAGGAGATCGCGGAAGTCGTCGCCCGCTGGACCGGGATTCCGGTGTCCAAGCTTCTGGAGGGCGAAAAGGAGAAGCTGCTGCGGCTCGATTCGATCCTTCACCAGAGAGTGGTCGGGCAAGACGAGGCGGTCGCCGCCGTCGCCGACGCCGTGATTCGCGCCCGCTCCGGCCTTAAGGATCCCAAGCGGCCGATCGGATCGTTCTTCTTTCTGGGGCCCACCGGCGTGGGGAAGACCGAGCTCGCCCGGGCCTTGGCCGAAGCGCTCTTCGATAGCGAGGAGAACATGATCCGGCTCGATATGAGCGAGTACATGGAAAAGCATCAGGTTGCTCGCCTAATCGGCGCCCCTCCGGGGTACGTCGGATTCGAAGAGGGGGGCCAACTGACCGAGGCGGTACGGCGCAAGCCCTACAGCGTCATCCTCATCGACGAGGTCGAGAAAGCCCATCCGGACGTCTTCAACGTCTTCCTCCAGATCCTCGACGACGGCCGGCTCACCGACAGCCAAGGCCGCACGGTCGATTTTCGCAACACCATCATCGTCATGACCTCCAACATCGGCAGCGTCTATCTGACCGAAGGGATCGGCCCTTCGGGGGAGATTCCGGAGCCGGTGAGGAACCGCGTGATGGAGGAGCTGCGCGCCCATTTCCGGCCGGAGTTTCTCAACCGGCTCGACGAGATCGTGCTTTTCAAGCCTCTGCAGATGGAGCAGCTCCAGAAGATCGTCGATCTGCAGCTCGAGGAGCTGCGCAAGCGATTGGCGGAGCGGTCGATCACCATCGAGCTGACCCCGGCCGCCAAGGAGCATCTCGCCCGCTTGGGATACAGCCCGACTTACGGGGCACGCCCGCTAAAGCGGGTCATCCAGAAGGAGATCGAGACTCCCCTCTCCCGCAAGATCGTCTCCGGAGAAATTCCGGACAAGACCGCGCTCACGATCGATTGGAACAACGGGCAGCTTCTCTTCCGGACGAAGCCGGAGGGCAACGGATGA
- the priA gene encoding primosomal protein N' gives MAASRTMPNELLEGKRPSAAPRGSIARVLLERKRDCLLDYAVPERLAGRVEIGSHVRVPLRRAETTGWVIDFPAEPAVEGLRELAGICSDAFHLPAPLLQLAAWVADYYCAPLAASLACILPAPVRRARAQERLRAVCLGEADPEALERIGCSPREKEAWMRLRELGSAWLSELCTGTGIGPQVWNRLAKRGLIDLRKAERRRHPLDVPLQKNEVLPILTADQAAAFDSVRRAIRENAFSAFLLFGVTGSGKTEIYLRSVAEALAQGRSALILVPEIALTPQLAEQVQSRFGDHPGRVALWHSRLSPGERHDQWRDVRSGRARIVLGARSAVFAPLRDLGLIVVDEEHEPAYKQRETPRYHARDVAVMRARREGIPVVLGSACPSLESYANALAGKYRLLELSSRVQDRALPWVRIVDLRRRGKRRNPAADAKETKEEIPWLSRELREELGKRLARGEQAILYINRRGYARVLQCAGCGAVRECPDCSVALTYHRAAGRLRCHFCGHHEPYPEACSACSGKRFDLLGTGTERVVESVEQAFPSARVLRMDSDSMSRKGSLSEALAAFAARRFDILVGTQMVAKGLHFPGVTLVGIIQIDGLLHMPDFRSAERAFQQLVQVAGRSGRGEERGVVLIQTRCPVHPAIQFARHHDYRGFAEQDLEFRTSLGYPPALRLILLTWKGLKEDLCRRTAEIEAAEIRRRLEGSAEVGPVVPAPIARLQGAFRFQLLLKTSRIAEAARRLKQWLGERGRRKEADLIVDVDPVEFL, from the coding sequence ATGGCCGCGTCCCGAACCATGCCGAACGAGCTCTTGGAAGGAAAACGGCCCTCCGCCGCTCCTCGAGGTTCCATCGCCCGAGTTCTCTTGGAGAGAAAGCGGGATTGCCTGCTCGACTATGCCGTTCCCGAACGGCTCGCCGGCCGGGTTGAGATCGGTTCCCACGTTCGGGTTCCGTTGCGGCGGGCGGAGACCACGGGCTGGGTCATCGATTTTCCGGCCGAGCCCGCCGTCGAGGGATTGCGCGAGCTGGCCGGAATCTGCTCCGACGCTTTTCACCTCCCTGCTCCTCTCCTGCAACTCGCCGCGTGGGTCGCCGACTACTATTGCGCTCCTTTGGCCGCCTCTCTCGCTTGCATTCTGCCCGCTCCGGTCCGGCGGGCGCGCGCACAGGAGCGGTTGCGGGCCGTCTGCCTTGGCGAAGCGGACCCAGAAGCCCTCGAGCGGATCGGCTGCTCTCCGCGCGAAAAGGAGGCGTGGATGCGGCTGCGCGAGCTGGGATCTGCTTGGCTCTCCGAGCTCTGCACCGGCACGGGAATCGGGCCGCAAGTCTGGAATCGGCTCGCAAAGCGCGGACTCATCGACCTGCGGAAGGCGGAGCGACGGCGGCATCCGTTGGACGTCCCTCTTCAAAAAAACGAGGTCCTTCCGATCTTGACCGCGGATCAGGCGGCGGCGTTCGACTCCGTTCGGCGGGCGATTCGGGAGAACGCGTTCTCCGCGTTCCTTCTCTTCGGAGTTACCGGCAGCGGGAAGACGGAGATCTATCTGCGGTCGGTGGCGGAGGCGCTTGCCCAGGGGCGGTCCGCGCTGATTCTTGTTCCGGAGATCGCCTTGACCCCGCAACTCGCCGAGCAGGTGCAGAGCCGGTTCGGCGATCATCCCGGCAGGGTGGCGCTCTGGCATAGCCGGCTTTCCCCTGGAGAGAGGCACGACCAGTGGCGGGACGTTCGCTCCGGGCGTGCGCGCATCGTGCTCGGCGCGCGCTCCGCCGTTTTCGCTCCGTTGCGCGATCTCGGGCTCATCGTCGTCGACGAGGAGCACGAGCCCGCCTACAAGCAAAGGGAGACTCCGCGGTATCACGCGAGGGACGTCGCCGTAATGCGCGCCCGCCGGGAAGGGATTCCGGTAGTCCTGGGCTCCGCCTGCCCCTCGCTCGAGTCCTATGCCAACGCCCTTGCGGGCAAATACCGGCTCTTGGAGTTGAGCAGCCGCGTCCAGGACCGCGCCCTTCCTTGGGTCCGGATCGTCGATCTGCGCAGAAGAGGCAAACGGCGGAATCCGGCGGCCGACGCCAAGGAGACCAAGGAAGAAATCCCTTGGCTTTCCCGCGAACTCCGGGAAGAGCTGGGGAAGCGACTGGCGCGGGGGGAGCAAGCGATTCTCTACATTAACCGGCGGGGATATGCGCGGGTTCTCCAGTGCGCGGGGTGCGGCGCCGTCCGGGAGTGCCCGGATTGCAGCGTCGCCTTGACCTATCATCGCGCGGCCGGAAGGCTCCGTTGCCACTTCTGCGGCCACCACGAACCCTACCCCGAAGCATGCTCCGCCTGTTCCGGAAAGCGCTTCGACCTGCTCGGAACCGGAACCGAACGCGTCGTCGAGTCGGTCGAGCAAGCGTTCCCCTCGGCCCGGGTCTTGCGGATGGATTCGGATTCGATGTCCCGGAAGGGCTCCCTTTCGGAAGCCTTGGCGGCTTTTGCCGCCCGCCGCTTCGACATCCTGGTCGGCACCCAGATGGTCGCCAAAGGACTCCACTTTCCCGGGGTGACCCTGGTCGGGATCATCCAAATCGACGGGCTGCTGCACATGCCCGACTTCCGCTCGGCCGAACGCGCCTTCCAGCAGCTTGTCCAGGTCGCCGGCCGCTCCGGCCGCGGGGAAGAGCGAGGCGTCGTCTTGATCCAGACCCGCTGTCCGGTGCACCCGGCGATCCAGTTCGCCCGGCACCACGACTATCGCGGCTTCGCCGAGCAGGACCTGGAATTTCGGACGTCGCTCGGCTATCCGCCGGCGTTGCGCCTGATCCTCCTTACTTGGAAGGGCCTAAAAGAAGATCTGTGCCGGCGGACGGCGGAAATCGAGGCTGCGGAGATCCGGCGAAGGCTTGAAGGATCCGCGGAAGTCGGCCCGGTGGTGCCCGCCCCGATCGCCCGGCTTCAGGGCGCCTTCCGCTTTCAACTCCTTCTTAAGACATCGCGGATCGCCGAGGCCGCCCGCCGCCTTAAGCAGTGGCTAGGGGAACGCGGCCGCCGGAAGGAGGCCGACCTCATCGTGGATGTCGATCCGGTCGAGTTCCTGTAG
- a CDS encoding exopolyphosphatase: MTNELLGCACKGGGPDVIPAPADGGKAPAAARYAVFDIGSNSIKFLVAEWDGGDLRVLDHRSFTTRLVEGVLTTGELSEEAVEQTVDALRALREAADRWRAGRRIAAATSAVRDSRNRKRFLKQVGDLLDCPVLLLSGEEEAETTFQGVAADPALRNRELLVADVGGGSSQWTEGRAGAVGARLSLPLGCIRLRDRFISQFPIGSKSLATMLLTLEKQLREALREFSARDRTLIAVGGTATALAALLQELRQFDVEKIHLFSATAQTLERLLEDLSRLDLDRLQELPGVPARRADIFVPGVAVFFSTLAALGIDRLTVSVRGLRHGLVERLRKI; encoded by the coding sequence GTGACGAACGAACTGCTTGGCTGCGCTTGCAAAGGGGGCGGGCCGGATGTCATCCCGGCTCCCGCGGACGGGGGGAAAGCACCCGCCGCAGCCCGATACGCGGTCTTCGACATCGGAAGCAATTCGATCAAATTCCTCGTTGCCGAATGGGACGGCGGCGACTTGCGGGTCCTCGACCACCGCAGCTTTACGACCCGGCTCGTCGAAGGGGTGCTTACCACGGGTGAGCTGTCCGAAGAAGCCGTGGAGCAGACCGTGGACGCGCTGCGCGCCCTCCGCGAGGCCGCCGACAGGTGGCGGGCCGGGCGCCGAATCGCGGCGGCCACCAGTGCGGTGCGCGACAGCCGGAACCGAAAGCGCTTCCTCAAGCAGGTCGGCGACCTTCTCGACTGTCCGGTTCTCTTGCTTTCGGGCGAAGAGGAAGCGGAGACCACCTTCCAGGGCGTTGCCGCCGACCCTGCGCTCCGGAACCGCGAACTGCTGGTCGCCGATGTAGGCGGCGGCAGCTCACAGTGGACGGAAGGCCGGGCGGGCGCGGTCGGCGCGCGGTTGAGCCTACCCTTGGGTTGCATCCGCCTCCGCGACCGGTTCATCTCGCAATTTCCGATCGGAAGCAAGTCGCTGGCCACGATGCTCCTCACCCTGGAGAAGCAGCTTCGGGAGGCCTTGCGGGAGTTTTCCGCCCGCGACCGCACGCTGATCGCCGTGGGAGGGACGGCCACAGCGCTCGCCGCCCTGCTTCAGGAGCTTCGACAATTCGATGTCGAGAAGATCCATCTTTTCTCGGCGACCGCCCAGACCCTCGAGCGCCTTCTCGAAGATCTCTCGCGCTTGGATCTCGACCGGTTGCAGGAACTTCCCGGCGTTCCCGCCAGGCGGGCGGATATCTTTGTCCCGGGAGTCGCGGTCTTCTTTTCTACGCTCGCCGCCTTAGGGATCGATCGCTTGACCGTCAGCGTGCGTGGGCTGCGCCACGGCTTGGTCGAGCGGCTACGGAAGATCTGA
- a CDS encoding glutamate decarboxylase — protein MHKVISHPPEAPESFLSPAYAQRAMSQPAPRHRLPDGEMPPEIAYQLIHDELLLDGQERLNLATFVTTWMEKQARDLMAESFAKNLVDKDEYPQTAEIEQRCVSILGHLFHAPAGENPMGTSTIGSSEAAMLAGLALKWRWRKRRLASGLPADRPNLVMGANVQVVWEKFCRYFEVEPRLIPVTPGCYVTTPAGVSAHVDENSIGVIGILGTTMTGEYEPIEEIHDALAAIAKTKGWEVPLHVDAASGGFVAPFLDPHLRWDFRLPLVQSINVSGHKYGFVYPGVGWVLWRSQEAVPEELIFRVNYLGGEMPTFGLNFSRPGAPVIAQYYNFLRLGRTGYTRILKAIRETALFLSGRIAKMGPFDLVSDGSQLPTFAFRLKEPAPLSAFSLSERLHARGWQVPAYTMPPDAETVSVLRIVVREGFSRDMADHFLRDLHWAVQTGAGKPATPSERRKRANRFAH, from the coding sequence ATGCACAAAGTCATCTCCCATCCCCCCGAAGCTCCGGAATCCTTCCTATCCCCCGCGTACGCGCAGAGAGCTATGAGCCAGCCCGCGCCGCGCCACCGCCTGCCGGACGGGGAGATGCCTCCGGAGATCGCTTATCAGCTCATCCACGACGAGCTCCTGCTCGACGGGCAAGAGAGGCTCAACCTCGCTACCTTCGTCACGACCTGGATGGAAAAGCAGGCCCGCGACCTGATGGCGGAGAGTTTCGCCAAGAATCTGGTCGACAAGGACGAATATCCTCAGACCGCGGAGATCGAGCAGCGCTGCGTCAGCATCCTCGGCCATCTCTTCCACGCTCCGGCCGGCGAGAATCCGATGGGAACCTCGACGATCGGCTCTTCGGAAGCGGCGATGCTGGCGGGCTTGGCGCTCAAATGGCGCTGGCGGAAGCGACGCCTCGCCTCCGGGCTGCCCGCCGATCGCCCGAATCTAGTGATGGGGGCAAATGTCCAGGTCGTCTGGGAAAAGTTCTGCCGCTACTTCGAAGTCGAGCCGAGGCTGATCCCGGTGACCCCCGGTTGCTACGTGACGACTCCGGCCGGGGTCTCCGCTCACGTCGACGAAAATTCTATCGGGGTGATCGGGATTCTCGGGACCACCATGACGGGAGAGTACGAGCCGATCGAGGAGATTCACGACGCTCTGGCCGCCATCGCGAAAACGAAAGGGTGGGAAGTCCCCCTCCATGTTGATGCGGCCAGTGGCGGGTTCGTCGCCCCCTTTCTCGATCCCCATCTCCGGTGGGATTTCCGGCTCCCTCTCGTCCAGTCGATCAACGTATCGGGCCACAAGTACGGTTTCGTCTATCCCGGCGTGGGATGGGTGCTCTGGCGTTCCCAGGAAGCGGTGCCCGAAGAGCTGATCTTTCGCGTCAATTATCTGGGAGGCGAGATGCCGACCTTCGGCTTGAACTTCTCCCGCCCCGGCGCTCCGGTCATCGCCCAGTATTATAACTTTCTCCGCCTCGGCCGCACGGGATACACCCGGATCTTGAAAGCGATCCGGGAAACCGCTCTCTTTCTCTCCGGCCGAATCGCCAAGATGGGTCCGTTCGATCTGGTCAGCGACGGCTCGCAGTTGCCGACCTTCGCCTTCCGGCTCAAGGAACCGGCGCCCTTGTCGGCGTTTTCCCTTTCCGAGCGGCTTCATGCACGCGGATGGCAGGTGCCGGCTTATACGATGCCTCCCGACGCCGAAACCGTTTCGGTCCTGCGCATCGTCGTGCGGGAGGGCTTTTCCCGAGACATGGCGGACCATTTCTTAAGAGACCTTCACTGGGCCGTCCAGACCGGCGCCGGGAAGCCGGCGACGCCTTCGGAAAGGCGCAAGCGGGCGAACCGCTTTGCTCACTAG
- a CDS encoding lytic transglycosylase domain-containing protein gives MRRALLSAAALVFLFLLGYWAWRGMVLREDSRYEAQVRQAAARYGVDPLLIRAVIWEETGFRLNKVGRVGELGLMQVRPTTAFDWARSEKRTDFRPEQLADPEIGILAGSWYLARALRRWKDTDNPPVFALAEYNAGRRNALRWVDPAHPKSGRAFFARIDFPKTRQYVREILDRYAFYRGRPPWEACRSLTSRPGRVRKGEEAVADSARP, from the coding sequence ATGCGCCGGGCATTATTGTCGGCCGCCGCCCTCGTCTTTCTCTTCCTGCTCGGCTATTGGGCTTGGCGAGGCATGGTCCTGCGGGAAGACAGCCGCTACGAAGCGCAGGTCCGGCAGGCGGCCGCGCGCTACGGGGTCGATCCTCTGCTGATCCGCGCGGTCATTTGGGAGGAGACCGGATTCCGCCTGAACAAGGTGGGGCGTGTCGGCGAGCTCGGCCTCATGCAGGTCCGTCCCACGACCGCCTTCGATTGGGCTCGCAGCGAGAAGCGGACCGATTTCCGGCCGGAGCAGCTTGCCGATCCCGAGATCGGTATTTTGGCCGGAAGCTGGTATCTGGCTCGGGCGCTGCGCCGCTGGAAGGATACCGACAATCCCCCCGTGTTCGCCCTGGCCGAATATAACGCCGGACGCCGGAATGCCCTGCGTTGGGTCGACCCGGCGCATCCGAAAAGCGGCCGCGCCTTCTTTGCGCGCATCGATTTTCCCAAGACAAGACAGTATGTGCGCGAAATCCTGGATCGCTATGCTTTCTACCGCGGCCGCCCGCCATGGGAGGCCTGCCGTAGCCTCACGTCGCGGCCCGGCCGGGTCCGGAAAGGAGAGGAGGCCGTGGCCGACTCGGCGCGGCCGTAG